A stretch of the Candidatus Methylomirabilota bacterium genome encodes the following:
- a CDS encoding transglutaminase domain-containing protein, translating into MDRRQFLGTGVGASAALALGGLGWPDAARGAAGQDTAKWRAFEVTARVEIASPAGVARAWVPLPLTADTDYQKGLGQTWTGNATVMRVYRDEKYNAGILYAEWPETEKAPVVEVTTRHATRDRAVDPREPVTVMPEDKRTLARYLAATKLIRTDGIVRATALEITQGAKTDLDKARAIYEWIVDNTFRDPKVRGCGVGDIGWMLETRNLGGKCADLNALFVGLARAVGIPARDVYGVRVADSGEFKSLGRSGDITKAQHCRAEFYLPARGWVPVDPADVRKVVLEEKGGLPLGDPIVRRARAKLFGAWEMNYLAYNYAHDVKLPNSTGEPIAFFMYPQAETAEGRLDSLDPDSFRYKITSRELGV; encoded by the coding sequence ATGGACCGGCGACAATTTCTCGGGACGGGAGTCGGCGCGTCGGCCGCGCTCGCCCTCGGCGGGCTCGGGTGGCCCGATGCCGCGCGTGGCGCGGCGGGGCAGGATACGGCGAAGTGGCGCGCGTTCGAGGTGACGGCGCGAGTGGAGATCGCGAGCCCGGCCGGCGTCGCGCGCGCCTGGGTGCCCCTCCCGCTCACGGCGGACACGGACTACCAGAAGGGCCTCGGGCAGACGTGGACGGGCAACGCCACGGTCATGCGCGTCTATCGCGACGAGAAGTACAACGCCGGGATCCTCTACGCGGAGTGGCCGGAAACCGAGAAGGCGCCCGTCGTCGAGGTGACGACGCGCCACGCGACGCGCGACCGCGCCGTGGACCCCAGGGAGCCGGTAACGGTCATGCCCGAGGACAAGCGCACCCTCGCCCGGTACCTCGCGGCCACCAAGCTGATCCGGACCGACGGCATCGTCCGCGCGACGGCGCTCGAGATCACGCAGGGCGCCAAGACCGACCTGGACAAGGCGCGGGCGATCTACGAGTGGATCGTCGACAACACCTTCCGCGATCCGAAGGTGCGCGGCTGCGGCGTCGGCGACATCGGCTGGATGCTCGAGACCCGCAACCTCGGCGGCAAGTGCGCCGACCTCAACGCGCTCTTCGTGGGGCTCGCGCGCGCCGTCGGGATCCCGGCGCGCGACGTCTACGGCGTGCGCGTCGCGGACTCGGGGGAATTCAAGAGCCTGGGCAGGAGCGGCGACATCACCAAGGCCCAGCACTGCCGCGCGGAGTTCTACCTGCCGGCGCGCGGCTGGGTGCCCGTCGATCCGGCCGACGTCCGCAAGGTCGTGCTCGAGGAGAAGGGCGGCCTGCCGCTCGGCGACCCGATCGTCCGCCGGGCGCGCGCGAAGCTGTTCGGCGCCTGGGAGATGAACTATCTCGCCTACAACTACGCGCACGACGTGAAGCTGCCGAACTCGACCGGCGAGCCGATCGCGTTCTTCATGTACCCGCAGGCCGAGACGGCCGAGGGCCGGCTCGACAGCCTCGACCCCGACTCGTTCCGTTACAAGATCACCTCCCGCGAGCTCGGCGTCTGA
- a CDS encoding ABC transporter permease, whose amino-acid sequence MKKWLGIGLTATAFAAAVLAPWLAPEDPLTTDFVQSLRPPGTRAHPLGTDQLGRDLLARVLYGARLALFIGACTVLLTAVVGGLLGLVAGFVERWPSAVIMRIADVQLSFPFILLALTINAIVGLGLRNIILSLSAAGWVVYARVVRGEVLSVKQRDYVQAAAALGTGRARILFRHVLPNVAPSIIVVASLQFSSFIVAEAAISFLGFGIQPPTPAWGSMLSESRDFLYVAWWLAAFPGAALALTALGVNLLGDWLRDTLDPRLRV is encoded by the coding sequence ATGAAGAAATGGCTCGGGATCGGCCTGACCGCGACCGCGTTCGCCGCCGCCGTGCTCGCGCCCTGGCTCGCGCCGGAGGATCCGCTCACGACCGACTTCGTCCAGAGCCTCCGGCCGCCGGGGACGCGCGCGCATCCGCTCGGCACGGACCAGCTCGGCCGCGACCTCCTGGCGCGGGTGCTCTACGGCGCGCGGCTCGCGCTCTTCATCGGCGCGTGCACGGTCCTGCTCACCGCCGTGGTGGGCGGGCTCCTCGGCCTCGTCGCGGGCTTCGTCGAGCGCTGGCCCTCGGCCGTCATCATGCGGATCGCCGACGTCCAGCTCTCGTTCCCGTTCATCCTGCTCGCGCTGACGATCAACGCGATCGTCGGCCTGGGCCTCCGCAACATCATCCTGAGCCTGTCGGCGGCCGGCTGGGTCGTCTACGCGCGGGTCGTGCGCGGCGAGGTGCTCTCCGTGAAGCAGCGCGACTACGTGCAGGCCGCCGCGGCGCTCGGGACGGGCCGGGCGCGGATCCTGTTCCGCCACGTCCTGCCCAACGTCGCGCCGTCCATCATCGTCGTCGCGAGCCTCCAGTTCTCCTCGTTCATCGTCGCGGAGGCGGCGATCAGCTTCCTCGGCTTCGGCATCCAGCCGCCGACGCCCGCGTGGGGGAGCATGCTCTCCGAGAGCCGCGACTTCCTCTACGTCGCCTGGTGGCTCGCCGCCTTCCCGGGCGCGGCGCTCGCCCTCACGGCGCTCGGCGTCAACCTGCTCGGCGACTGGCTCCGCGACACGCTCGATCCCCGACTCCGCGTCTGA